GGGTCGTCGCCTGTGTCGCTTCGCTGGTGTCCGAGCGGGGGCGGCGGCTCGGTGACGTCTTCGCGGGGACGCTCGTGGTGCGGGAGCGGATACCCGCGGCGCGCGTTCTGGCGGTGCCTCCGCCGCCGCCGTGGCTGGTGGGGCGGTTCGCCGGGCTGGATCTCTCGGCGGTGCCGGAGGCGCTGTGGCTGGAGATACGTCAGTACCTGACGCGGTCGCGTGAGCTGGACCCGGTGGTGGGGCGGCGTCTTGCGGAGCGGCTGGCCGACGAGGTCGTGACGCGGACCGGTACGCCTCCGCCGGCGGGGGTGCCTGCGGATGCCTATCTGGCGGGCGTGGTGGCCGAGCGGCAGGCGCGGGACGCGCGAAAGGTCTTCGCCCTGGGAATGGGGGCCGGTAGGCCTGGGGTGCCCGCGGTGTCCGGGGTGCCCGCGGTGCCCTCGGTGTCCGGAGTGGCGGGCGCTGTTCCGTCCTCGGTTGTCGCTCCCCCTGCGTCGGCTCCCCCGGTGTCCTCTCCCCCGGTTGTCGATCCCGTCGGGGAGTCCAGCGCTCGTCCTACCGGGTTCGCTCCGCCGGCCTGAGGCGCCCCCGTCAGGGGAAGACC
This is a stretch of genomic DNA from Streptomyces sp. R44. It encodes these proteins:
- a CDS encoding RDD family protein, with the translated sequence MSGLVTGDAVVLGLQPARLPSRALAVLIDLVVVWAAYLLISLGLAVATASLDEAAVMAVSIASFLLVLVGAPIAVETLSHGRSLGKMACGLRVVRDDGGPIRFRHALVRGAMGVVEILMTFGVVACVASLVSERGRRLGDVFAGTLVVRERIPAARVLAVPPPPPWLVGRFAGLDLSAVPEALWLEIRQYLTRSRELDPVVGRRLAERLADEVVTRTGTPPPAGVPADAYLAGVVAERQARDARKVFALGMGAGRPGVPAVSGVPAVPSVSGVAGAVPSSVVAPPASAPPVSSPPVVDPVGESSARPTGFAPPA